Within Vicia villosa cultivar HV-30 ecotype Madison, WI linkage group LG1, Vvil1.0, whole genome shotgun sequence, the genomic segment ATCCAACCTTCTAAGATCTGAACTGTCAACCACCCAAACTAAACCATCAGTTTGCTCAAAGTAGTTTCTCCAGTAAGATCGAATTGTTTTTTGGCCTCCAACATCCCATATATTTAAAGTGTACCTTCCATTGCCAATTTGGATAAATGCCCCAGCATTCAAGAACATAAGAAACTCATCAAAACAAAGGCTAACAATATAAAGATGTGCATATAAAATTAGAGTGATTTTTGGggtgaaaaataaagcaaagctTTACTTCTGATAGGCGATGGTTTTAATGTTGAAACCAAGAGTAGGACTGATGACACTAGTGTCCTCCCCATTAATCTTCAAAACGATAGTTGTTTTTCCAGAATTGTCCAACCCACTGCATATAAATCTCAACTAATAAGCAATGTAGTAAAATCTAGAACAATGGAAAAGGAATTGGAAGATAAACTTACACCATAAGAATTCGCAtttccttttccttctttttgattttcCGAATGATGCTGAGAAGACCCATTCCTAGAGAGAAGGCCAATATCTGAGAAATCAATTTGGTTTTTAAGATTACCAAGGTATCTTTTTGCTACATTTCCAAATGGCACACTACTATCAGCTACACTTATAAATGGTTCACTACGTGTAATCATAATTTCATAACAAAATTCACAATTAACCTAAACGAAAGCACGTCGTAGTAAATCAGAAATCAAAGATAAAATGAAATAGAGAAGTGGAGCGACTTACAAAAGCTGAGGAGGAGGGCGGCGGTGTGTTCCGAGAGGGGCGATTTGATTTGGGAGGGAGGATTCGCTGTGTTAGTTTGTGTGCGATACTGAACCGAAGGTGAAGTTTTTTTTGAGACTTCTATGAAAACGaacataaatcatatttttaagaagaatgaaattttgaaatttaactGTAACTTAATTAATTGGATTTAGGGAGTGATtgtgatataaaaaatatttagatggtCATAACCATAACATTTGGATTTAAATACaaccaatcacaatttttttattaattaaaaaataaaaataaaattgattttttttctcttttgattGGTTGTTTCTAAAAGTATAGATTTATGTTCGCAaccatgcaagtatttctcttATGATATTgaaggagagaaaaaaaattattttttaattaattagtgatTGATTGTGTTTAAAATTAAGTGTTGCGTTGGTGTCTATGTAAGTATTTATCGTGTTTTCTGAGAGAGGGAGTGCTCATAACGTGGCGTATCCATAAATAACTTTCAAATCTTCGCTAATCAATTTAGTTGTTTCTGTTAAATTATAATTTCTTGtgttgaaaagatttgattttgtttagaagTGTGGAAACAATTTGTTACACACAAATTTGTTTTAGATATAGATATacttaatttagatttaaaatatattagatttgatttagttccaaaataggtattttgggcttttatagttttggactTTGGCTTAGGAagcaagctaacctaaatctataaatagggggtaaccctcattatttttgtaatcaagtcaaaaggttgtattcacagaatttgtagttgcaagtgaataacaaagtTTTCCATAGTTTTTAGGCAGAGAGTTACTTTGCAGAAACCCTAATCTCTGTTCTTCTTTAAATTTCCTTTCTTGTTTTCATCGTTATTGTGTGGGtgataacaatcttgttcatcacgattgatagaaattcatcatagatattggtggatttccaacatctggtatcaagagctctggtttatcgATCAAGGGAATTAGAAGAAAATCATGATGGTGGTGAATTATGGGAATGGAAATTATCCAGCAAGTCTAACAATTCTGAAAGTAAATAACTATGAGAATTTGTGCAAACAGATGAAAGTTCTATTCAGGTGTCAATGTCTTTGGGATCTTTAAAGGATGGAGTAGAAGAACTTGAAGAAGACGCTTCCGCAGAAGAAATAGAAGAACACGAAGAATTAGAGAAGAAGAGTTATAAAAcactctttataattcatcaatgtctgagtccaaaCAACTTCGAAAAGGTTAGTGACTCTAAATCTGCAAAAGAAggttgggagattcttgaaaaatcttttggaggcgctgagaaggtgaaagaggtgaggttacaaactcacaaaagaacgtaTGAACTGCTTCAAATGAATATAGTGAAAGCATAAATGATTTCTTCAATAGGGTTACGAAACTATtaaatcaaatcaagatatgtggagaaaCGTTAACAACAAGAGTTGTTGTTTCAAAGATCTTGAGGTCTTtggcccctaagttcgaccacGTGGTGGTAGCCATAAAAGAGTCAAAGATATTGTCGAAATTGACAAAGGAAGAGCTTCATGGTACGCTTGAATCTCATAAACAACAAATGGTTGAATGAGCAGCAAGCGAGTCGAAGAGTGATATGACTTTGCAGGCTCAATCGGCATACAAAGGCAAAGAAAGTTGGAAtagaaataaaggtagaggtggctacaacaattcgactggtcgaaGTCAGCGAGAAGGAAACTGGTCGAATCAGAAAAAATCCTCATACCAAAGAAACCAAAGAGGTGATgttgcaggtagaggaagaggtagtggtcgaaagcctgacaagagtcacattcaatgtttcaattgttagaagtatggtcactattctaCAAAGTTTCCAAAAAAGAATAAGGACCAAGAAAAAGATGCAAAGtttgcaaaagaagaagaagaagaagaagaagaagagatgatggtgacggtcacaacaaaagatgaagataaatttaAGGACCAATTGTACTTGGATTTGGGATGCGcatcacacatgtctggaaggaaagattggtttgtcaacataaagccCTCAATGAAGAAAATGGTGAAATTCataaatgacaatactctagctgCTGAAGGTATTGGAGACGTACTAATTATAAGGATATATGAAaaaaggtcagtaatttccaatatGTTGtgcataccaggcatgaagagcaattTGCTCAGCATTGGccagttggtcgaaaagaactacaaggtgtcgatcaaagacaagatgatgagagtcgTCGACGCAAGTgagaggttaatcttgaaggctcctatgtctcAGAATAGAAaattcaagatcgaactcaatgtgatggagcacgagtgcctTGAGACTACATCTAGAAAAGATGAAtgatatggcactatcgactaggccatctcaacttTAATGACATTGGAGAGTTGAAAggaagaaatatggtttcagggTTACCAGAGATCGACATTCCAAGAGAagtgtgtgaggaatgtgtgcaggcgaagcaACACAAGAACAACTTCAGCAAGGATGTAGGAAGCAAGTTGAAGGCAATCCTTGAAGTTATATACTCTTATGTATGTGGTcctatccaggtggattcgaatggaggtaacaaatactttgttaaattcatagatgatttcagtagaaaactatggacttatttgatcaagaagaaaagtgaagtgatcgaggtatttgtcaagttcaaatcaatggtcgaaagacaaagtgggcGAAAGCTCAAGATTctgagaactgatggtggtggagaatatgtgtcgaaataCTTCGACAtattatgtgagaaagaagggattgtgcattAGGTGGTTCCACTCtacactccacagcaaaatggaactgcagaaaggaagaatcgaactatcatgaatatggtgagaagtatgccGAATGGAAAGCATTTTCCTAAAGAGTTTTTGGGTGAAGCTGTGTCGACCGCATCATATATTCTGAACAGATGTCCGATGAAGAAGTTAGAAGGAATTACTctagaagaatgttggtctggtgtaaagcctagcttgagtcatttgaaggtgtttggatctatatcacatagacatgtgccagatcagttgagaagaaaacttgatgacaagtcaagtcagatgatcctaataggatatcattcgacttgAGGTTACAAGTTGTTTAACCCAGTGAATAAGAAAGTTGTGGTCAACAGAGACATGATCATAGATGAACTTAAAGAATGAGAGtggactgaaaatgtcaagaaaGATTCAGTAGGAATCTTACTCGAATA encodes:
- the LOC131640194 gene encoding ADP-ribosylation factor-like protein 2; this translates as MGLLSIIRKIKKKEKEMRILMVGLDNSGKTTIVLKINGEDTSVISPTLGFNIKTIAYQKYTLNIWDVGGQKTIRSYWRNYFEQTDGLVWVVDSSDLRRLDDCKMELDNLLKEERLSGASLLILANKQDIKGALAPEEIAKVLNLETMDKSRHWMIVGCSAYTGEGLLEGFDWLVQDIASRIYVLD